One window of the Anaeromyxobacter dehalogenans 2CP-C genome contains the following:
- a CDS encoding sigma-54-dependent transcriptional regulator: MKRDRILVIDGNPLDGAALRAALCERGFDAVEASSAEGALALVPSFQPAAVLADVTLPGCEGGELAGRLRELGSDAAVVVAAPHDRLEAAVQALRAGAESFLVRPVDAGQALVVLQKALEKRGLRRDRAELRERVRARAALVGTAPEMQGVIELVRRVAPTKATVLVLGESGTGKEHVAQALHEASPRRDRPFVRVNCAALSEALLESDLFGHEPGAFADSEERHLGKLELADGGTLYLHEVGSLPPPVQVKLLRVLQQGEMERMGGRETLRVDVRVVAGAQHDLAEEVRAGRFRDDLYYRLNVVAVALPPLRERKGDIPALVNHFLEAAARTQGSEVVGVTPGTLSALFAYDWPGNVRELASVVEHAVSVARGREITAEDLSPVLHGARPEESGASALIPGATLFEIEREAILRTLEQCGGSTARAAEVLGVSVRKIQYRLKEYRSGVPGRRHPELEDVYAEAHK, from the coding sequence ATGAAGCGCGACCGCATCCTCGTCATCGACGGCAACCCGCTCGACGGGGCCGCCCTCCGGGCAGCCCTGTGCGAACGCGGCTTCGACGCGGTCGAGGCCTCGAGCGCGGAGGGCGCGCTCGCGCTCGTCCCGAGCTTCCAGCCGGCGGCGGTGCTGGCCGACGTGACGCTCCCCGGCTGCGAGGGGGGCGAGCTGGCCGGTCGCCTGCGCGAGCTGGGATCCGACGCCGCGGTGGTGGTCGCCGCGCCGCACGACCGGCTGGAGGCCGCGGTCCAGGCGCTGCGCGCCGGCGCGGAGAGCTTCCTGGTCCGCCCGGTGGATGCCGGGCAGGCGCTGGTGGTGCTCCAGAAGGCGCTCGAGAAGCGCGGGCTGCGCCGCGATCGCGCCGAGCTGCGCGAGCGCGTCCGCGCGCGCGCCGCCCTGGTGGGCACCGCGCCCGAGATGCAGGGCGTCATCGAGCTGGTCCGCCGCGTGGCGCCCACCAAGGCGACGGTCCTGGTGCTCGGCGAGTCCGGCACCGGCAAGGAGCACGTCGCCCAGGCCCTGCACGAGGCCTCGCCGCGCCGCGACCGGCCCTTCGTGCGGGTGAACTGCGCGGCGCTGTCGGAGGCGCTGCTCGAGTCGGATCTCTTCGGCCACGAGCCGGGGGCGTTCGCCGACTCCGAGGAGCGCCACCTCGGGAAGCTGGAGCTCGCCGACGGCGGGACCCTGTACCTGCACGAGGTGGGGAGCCTCCCGCCGCCGGTGCAGGTGAAGCTGCTCCGGGTGCTGCAGCAGGGCGAGATGGAGCGGATGGGCGGCCGCGAGACGCTGCGGGTGGACGTGCGGGTGGTGGCGGGCGCGCAGCACGATCTCGCCGAGGAGGTCCGCGCCGGCCGGTTCCGCGACGACCTCTACTACCGCCTGAACGTGGTGGCGGTGGCGCTGCCCCCGCTCCGCGAGCGCAAGGGCGACATCCCCGCGCTCGTGAACCACTTCCTCGAGGCGGCGGCCCGCACCCAGGGCAGCGAGGTGGTGGGCGTGACCCCGGGGACGCTCTCGGCGCTGTTCGCCTACGACTGGCCCGGCAACGTCCGCGAGCTGGCGAGCGTGGTCGAGCACGCGGTGTCGGTCGCGCGCGGGCGCGAGATCACCGCGGAGGACCTCTCGCCGGTGCTGCACGGGGCGCGGCCGGAGGAGAGCGGCGCCTCGGCCCTCATCCCGGGCGCCACGCTGTTCGAGATCGAGCGCGAGGCGATCCTGCGCACGCTCGAGCAGTGCGGCGGCTCGACCGCCCGCGCCGCCGAGGTGCTGGGCGTCTCGGTGCGGAAGATCCAGTACCGGCTGAAGGAGTACCGGAGCGGCGTCCCGGGGCGCCGGCACCCCGAGCTCGAGGACGTCTACGCCGAGGCGCACAAGTAG
- a CDS encoding O-acetyl-ADP-ribose deacetylase: protein MERTWLDGRIALVQGDITRLHVDAIVNAANATLLGGGGVDGAIHRAAGPELLEACRALGGARTGEAKITPGFRLAARHVIHAVGPVWRGGGAGEDAALASCYRASMRLAAEHGLRSIAFPAISTGAYGFPVERATPIAVEEVRRALEAGGPVRRAVFCCFSAADAAAYERVLATLPA, encoded by the coding sequence ATGGAACGGACCTGGCTCGACGGCCGCATCGCGCTCGTGCAGGGGGACATCACGCGCCTGCACGTGGACGCGATCGTGAACGCGGCGAACGCCACGCTGCTCGGGGGCGGCGGCGTGGACGGCGCCATCCACCGCGCCGCCGGCCCGGAGCTGCTCGAGGCGTGCCGGGCGCTGGGCGGCGCGCGCACCGGCGAGGCGAAGATCACCCCGGGCTTCCGCCTCGCGGCGCGCCACGTGATCCACGCCGTCGGCCCGGTGTGGCGCGGCGGCGGCGCCGGCGAGGACGCCGCGCTCGCGTCCTGCTACCGCGCCTCGATGCGCCTCGCCGCCGAGCACGGGCTGCGCTCCATCGCCTTCCCGGCCATCTCGACCGGCGCGTACGGCTTCCCCGTCGAGCGCGCCACGCCCATCGCGGTGGAGGAGGTGCGGCGCGCGCTGGAGGCCGGCGGCCCGGTCCGGCGGGCGGTGTTCTGCTGCTTCTCGGCGGCGGACGCGGCCGCCTACGAGCGCGTCCTCGCCACGCTGCCCGCGTAG
- a CDS encoding ATP-dependent DNA ligase, which yields MEAVDCNVDGSAPVAWPPLDLPVVPPFPPMEARLADVLPADEGWQFEPKWDGFRCLLFKQDAEVVLQSKAGQPLGRYFPELVAAGRSLRAPRLVLDGEIVVPSGLGLSFDALLQRIHPAESRVLRLARETPARLVAFDLLVDGDGRRLVEAPLEVRRAALLREASGFPPEVSVSPATLRRADAEAWLATPSGTDGVIAKRLGVPYASGERDAMVKVKRVVTLDAVVGGFRRGQRGGPPASLLLGLHGPDGRLHHVGHVTLAPRQRERFAALLEPLAAPGAPGFTGEAPGGPSRWARGRSTEWIPVRPELVVEVAYRHAAGGRLRHGARLLRIRPDKAPGQCVLRDLPGGEARFA from the coding sequence GTGGAGGCTGTGGACTGCAACGTCGATGGGAGCGCTCCCGTGGCCTGGCCACCCCTCGATCTCCCCGTGGTGCCGCCGTTTCCGCCGATGGAAGCGCGCCTTGCGGACGTGCTCCCCGCGGACGAGGGGTGGCAGTTCGAGCCGAAGTGGGATGGCTTTCGCTGCCTCCTATTCAAGCAGGATGCCGAGGTGGTGCTGCAGTCGAAGGCGGGCCAGCCGCTCGGCCGCTACTTCCCCGAGCTGGTGGCCGCCGGCCGCTCGCTCCGCGCGCCGAGGCTCGTGCTCGACGGCGAGATCGTCGTGCCCTCCGGCCTGGGTCTCTCCTTCGACGCGCTCCTTCAGCGGATCCACCCGGCCGAGTCCCGGGTCCTGCGCCTCGCCCGGGAGACCCCGGCCCGGCTCGTCGCCTTCGACCTCCTGGTGGACGGGGACGGCCGCCGGCTGGTGGAGGCGCCGCTCGAGGTGCGGCGCGCGGCGCTGCTGCGCGAGGCGTCCGGGTTCCCGCCCGAGGTCTCGGTGTCGCCGGCGACGCTGCGCCGGGCCGACGCGGAGGCGTGGCTGGCCACGCCCTCGGGCACCGACGGCGTGATCGCGAAGCGCCTGGGCGTGCCGTACGCGTCCGGCGAGCGCGACGCGATGGTGAAGGTGAAGCGGGTGGTGACGCTGGACGCGGTGGTGGGCGGGTTCCGGCGCGGGCAGCGCGGCGGGCCGCCCGCCTCGCTGCTGCTCGGCCTGCACGGCCCGGACGGCCGGCTCCACCACGTGGGGCACGTCACGCTCGCCCCGCGGCAGCGCGAGCGGTTCGCCGCGCTGCTCGAGCCGCTCGCGGCGCCGGGCGCGCCGGGGTTCACCGGCGAGGCGCCGGGCGGGCCGTCGCGCTGGGCGCGCGGGCGCTCCACCGAGTGGATCCCGGTCCGGCCCGAGCTGGTGGTGGAGGTGGCCTACCGGCACGCGGCCGGCGGGCGCCTCCGCCACGGCGCGCGGCTGCTGCGCATCCGCCCGGACAAGGCGCCCGGGCAGTGCGTGCTGCGCGACCTGCCCGGCGGCGAGGCCCGCTTCGCCTGA
- the ccsB gene encoding c-type cytochrome biogenesis protein CcsB, with product MLQYILAEHPFFVATGALYAAAAGFYAAAWRSTRALVGRAATALLCAALAFNAGLIVERWIEAGRAPFKSLFESLVFFAFTTGVVYLAFERLYRTRVFGALAALLTLALLGYALGKWDAEIVKLPPALQSAWFVPHVVVYFVGYAAVSLAALLAAVQLLAPRVPLLQRLTTLRAGTILTGKALDLEQMTYELIRFGFVLLTVGLLVGSVWAKSAWGDFWVWDPKENWSLVTWLVYGAYLHLRKVRGWRGDRAAWLVLLGFAVVMFTYLGMSMLPTAEESAHVYTG from the coding sequence ATGCTCCAGTACATCCTCGCCGAGCACCCCTTCTTCGTGGCCACCGGCGCGCTGTACGCGGCCGCGGCCGGCTTCTACGCCGCCGCCTGGCGCTCCACCCGCGCGCTCGTGGGGCGCGCGGCGACCGCGCTGCTCTGCGCCGCGCTGGCGTTCAACGCCGGCCTCATCGTGGAGCGCTGGATCGAGGCGGGCCGCGCGCCGTTCAAGTCGCTGTTCGAGTCGCTGGTGTTCTTCGCGTTCACCACCGGCGTGGTGTACCTCGCGTTCGAGCGGCTCTACCGCACCCGCGTGTTCGGGGCGCTCGCGGCGCTCCTGACGCTGGCGCTGCTCGGCTACGCGCTGGGCAAGTGGGACGCCGAGATCGTGAAGCTGCCGCCGGCGCTCCAGTCCGCCTGGTTCGTCCCGCACGTGGTGGTCTACTTCGTCGGCTACGCGGCGGTGTCGCTCGCGGCGCTGCTCGCCGCCGTGCAGCTCCTCGCCCCGCGCGTGCCGCTCCTCCAGCGGCTCACCACGCTGCGCGCCGGCACCATCCTCACCGGCAAGGCGCTCGACCTCGAGCAGATGACCTACGAGCTCATCCGCTTCGGGTTCGTGCTGCTCACCGTCGGCCTGCTGGTCGGGTCGGTCTGGGCGAAGAGCGCCTGGGGCGACTTCTGGGTGTGGGATCCGAAGGAGAACTGGTCGCTCGTGACCTGGCTCGTCTACGGGGCCTACCTGCACCTGCGCAAGGTCCGCGGCTGGCGCGGCGACCGCGCCGCCTGGCTGGTCCTGCTCGGCTTCGCGGTGGTCATGTTCACGTACCTCGGGATGAGCATGCTGCCCACCGCCGAGGAGAGCGCGCACGTCTACACCGGGTAG
- a CDS encoding FAD-binding and (Fe-S)-binding domain-containing protein — protein MEHPEAGGRYLIPGLGRSADPAARLRAEREPYRRGAPLPAEAARALASDLSRAVEGEVRFDDGARALYATDGSNYRQVPIGVVVPRTVDDVVATVATCRAHGAPVLSRGGGTSLAGQCCNVAVVMDFSKYLCRVLELDPARRLARVEPGCVLDVLRAAAERHHLTFGPDPSTHTHCTLGGMIGNDSCGVHSMMAGRTADNVRRLEVLTSDGLRTWVGETSDAEREAVVRAGGRKAALYAGLAALRDRVADEVRARYPRIPRRVSGYNLDELLPERGFHLARALTGSEGTLVTFLQAEVRLVDSPPARALLVLGFPDVFAAADRVPEVAALGPIGLEGIDERLVEDMRRKRLHPERLQLLPDGRGWLLVEFGGADRAEAEAHARRCMDALGRGRGAPAMKLYDDPAEEAIVWKVRESGLGATARVPGRPDAWEGWEDSAVAPERLGEYLRAFDRLLHGFGYHGALYGHFGQGCVHTRIDFDLTTAPGIARYRAFVEAAADLVVSLGGSLSGEHGDGQSRGELLVKMFGPRLVDAFRDFKRLWDPAWRMNPGKKIDPYRLDENLRLGAGYVELRPRTAFAYPEDQGSFGRVAARCVGVGECRRDEGGVMCPSYRVTREEKHSTRGRAHLLHELMLGDPLRGGWRSPEVADALHLCLACKGCKSDCPMNVDMATYKAEFLSHHYRGRLRPRAAYSMGLVAWWARVASLAPGVANALARTPGLSALARRAGGIAPERALPAFAPVTFRRWFARRRAAATGAAGGRGRTVVLFPDTFTDFFHPEIGVAAVEVLEAAGWRVRIPRRRVCCGRPLYDHGMLDLARRLLRQDLDALAPEAEAGTPVVVLEPSCAAVFRDELPNLLHGDRRADALAGRTRLLSELVDEAGDAFPVPRLDRRALVQVHCHHHAVMGEEAERRVLARMGVEAEVLDAGCCGMAGSFGFEAGDRYRVSMAVGERGVLPAVRRAPAPELVLADGFSCRTQIEQGTGRRGLHLAEALRLAAEPGAAALDAEAWARARRPRRAARDVLREAALVGAAAAALAGAAYAGSVARTRS, from the coding sequence ATGGAGCATCCGGAGGCGGGCGGTCGGTACCTCATCCCGGGGCTGGGCCGGTCGGCGGATCCGGCGGCGCGCCTGCGCGCCGAGCGCGAGCCGTACCGGCGCGGCGCCCCGCTCCCGGCGGAGGCGGCGCGGGCGCTGGCGAGCGATCTGTCCCGCGCGGTCGAGGGCGAGGTGCGCTTCGACGACGGGGCGCGCGCGCTGTACGCGACCGACGGGTCCAACTACCGGCAGGTGCCCATCGGCGTGGTGGTCCCGCGCACCGTGGACGACGTCGTCGCGACGGTCGCCACCTGCCGCGCGCACGGCGCGCCGGTCCTCTCGCGCGGCGGCGGCACCAGCCTGGCGGGGCAGTGCTGCAACGTGGCCGTGGTGATGGACTTCTCGAAGTACCTCTGCCGCGTGCTGGAGCTCGACCCGGCGCGGCGCCTGGCGCGCGTCGAGCCGGGGTGCGTGCTCGACGTGCTCCGCGCCGCGGCGGAGCGCCACCACCTCACGTTCGGCCCCGACCCGTCCACGCACACCCACTGCACGCTGGGCGGGATGATCGGGAACGACTCCTGCGGCGTGCACTCCATGATGGCGGGCCGCACCGCGGACAACGTGCGCCGCCTCGAGGTGCTGACCTCCGACGGCCTGCGCACCTGGGTGGGCGAGACCTCCGACGCGGAGCGCGAGGCGGTGGTGCGGGCCGGCGGGCGGAAGGCCGCGCTCTACGCCGGCCTCGCGGCGCTGCGCGACCGCGTGGCGGACGAGGTGCGGGCCCGGTACCCGCGGATCCCCCGGCGCGTCTCCGGCTACAACCTGGACGAGCTGCTGCCGGAGCGCGGCTTCCACCTGGCGCGCGCGCTGACCGGCAGCGAGGGGACGCTGGTCACCTTCCTGCAGGCGGAGGTCCGGCTGGTGGACAGCCCGCCGGCGCGCGCGCTGCTGGTCCTCGGCTTCCCCGACGTCTTCGCCGCGGCCGATCGCGTCCCCGAGGTCGCGGCGCTCGGGCCCATCGGCCTCGAGGGGATCGACGAGCGGCTGGTGGAGGACATGCGCCGCAAGCGCCTCCACCCGGAGCGGCTGCAGCTCCTCCCGGACGGCCGCGGGTGGCTGCTGGTCGAGTTCGGCGGCGCCGATCGCGCCGAGGCGGAGGCGCACGCGCGCCGCTGCATGGACGCGCTCGGCCGCGGCCGGGGCGCCCCCGCGATGAAGCTCTACGACGACCCGGCGGAGGAGGCGATCGTCTGGAAGGTGCGGGAGTCCGGGCTGGGCGCCACCGCGCGCGTCCCGGGCCGGCCCGACGCGTGGGAGGGGTGGGAGGACTCCGCGGTCGCGCCGGAGCGGCTCGGGGAGTACCTGCGCGCGTTCGACCGGCTGCTGCACGGCTTCGGCTACCACGGCGCGCTGTACGGCCACTTCGGCCAGGGCTGCGTCCACACCCGCATCGACTTCGACCTCACCACCGCGCCGGGCATCGCGCGCTACCGCGCGTTCGTCGAGGCGGCCGCGGACCTGGTGGTGTCGCTGGGCGGCTCGCTCTCGGGCGAGCACGGCGACGGCCAGTCGCGCGGCGAGCTGCTGGTGAAGATGTTCGGGCCGCGGCTGGTGGACGCGTTCCGCGACTTCAAGCGGCTCTGGGACCCGGCGTGGCGGATGAACCCGGGCAAGAAGATCGACCCCTACCGGCTCGACGAGAACCTGCGGCTCGGGGCCGGGTACGTGGAGCTCCGGCCGCGCACCGCGTTCGCCTACCCCGAGGACCAGGGCAGCTTCGGGCGGGTGGCGGCGCGCTGCGTGGGCGTGGGCGAGTGCCGGCGCGACGAGGGCGGCGTGATGTGCCCGAGCTACCGGGTGACGCGCGAGGAGAAGCACTCCACCCGCGGCCGGGCGCACCTGCTGCACGAGCTGATGCTGGGGGACCCGCTCCGCGGCGGCTGGCGCTCGCCGGAGGTGGCCGACGCGCTGCACCTGTGCCTCGCCTGCAAGGGCTGCAAGAGCGACTGCCCGATGAACGTGGACATGGCCACGTACAAGGCCGAGTTCCTCTCGCACCACTACCGCGGCCGGCTCCGGCCGCGCGCCGCGTACTCCATGGGCCTGGTGGCCTGGTGGGCGCGGGTGGCGTCGCTCGCGCCGGGGGTGGCGAACGCGCTGGCGCGCACGCCGGGCCTGTCCGCGCTGGCGCGGCGCGCCGGCGGGATCGCCCCCGAGCGCGCGCTCCCGGCGTTCGCGCCGGTGACGTTCCGGCGCTGGTTCGCGCGCCGGCGCGCGGCGGCGACGGGCGCTGCGGGAGGGCGAGGACGGACGGTGGTGCTGTTCCCGGACACGTTCACCGACTTCTTCCACCCGGAGATCGGCGTCGCGGCGGTGGAGGTGCTGGAGGCGGCCGGCTGGCGGGTGCGCATCCCGCGCCGGCGCGTGTGCTGCGGACGCCCGCTCTACGACCACGGCATGCTCGACCTGGCGCGGCGGCTGCTCCGCCAGGACCTGGACGCGCTGGCGCCCGAGGCGGAGGCCGGCACGCCGGTGGTCGTGCTCGAGCCGAGCTGCGCGGCGGTGTTCCGGGACGAGCTGCCCAACCTGCTGCACGGCGACCGGCGCGCCGACGCGCTGGCCGGCCGGACGCGGCTCCTCTCCGAGCTGGTGGACGAGGCCGGCGACGCCTTCCCGGTGCCGCGGCTCGACCGCCGCGCGCTCGTGCAGGTGCACTGCCACCACCACGCGGTGATGGGCGAGGAGGCCGAGCGGAGGGTGCTCGCGCGGATGGGCGTGGAGGCCGAGGTGCTCGACGCGGGCTGCTGCGGCATGGCGGGCTCGTTCGGCTTCGAGGCGGGCGACCGGTACCGCGTGTCGATGGCGGTGGGCGAGCGCGGGGTCCTGCCGGCGGTGCGGCGCGCCCCGGCGCCCGAGCTGGTGCTCGCCGACGGGTTCTCGTGCCGGACGCAGATCGAGCAGGGCACCGGCCGCCGCGGGCTCCACCTCGCCGAGGCGCTGCGGCTCGCGGCGGAGCCCGGCGCCGCGGCGCTGGACGCGGAGGCGTGGGCGCGCGCCCGGCGGCCGCGACGGGCGGCGCGCGACGTCCTCCGCGAGGCGGCGCTGGTCGGCGCCGCCGCGGCCGCGCTCGCCGGGGCCGCCTACGCGGGCAGCGTGGCGAGGACGCGCTCGTAG
- a CDS encoding cytochrome c biogenesis protein ResB, translated as MTDSPTRPKPRPAGAADAPAVLEVRLTALLVTGALLAGALLQVWVPPGALTLVVASGIAGAVVLAVALLTPGRLRATIAGFRFTSTLLVALAVFAIIGTLVLQGKPAEFYRLRYGAVAPLILGLHLDDVFHGLPFAGLMALFGAAVIASATQRWPLRARNAGFFLCHLGLITSLGGAAASAALSIRGRIDLHAGGETATHVRVTKAGMDTGGAAPLGFDLRLDRFDLVNYETEYRVGYYRQELVRDEHGTHKQWKLAASFDPDLARHLLPGGDTFRLKAIWPDFTLQDQVTPVAAGGQPALQATLEGQTRWLLPGERLATPDGRAAVVFGWERPAAPPGVLTAFLVSGAERKVIVHTADGESEVALAEGLALAGGAVKLGALVPQAQRARVPATASAEWRRPVVQLEAVRDGAPAEKMMAADQPEALFLDADHALVFERRDGEVKAFLSTVTATRGDESLRTVVAVNEPVTFAGWTLYQVNYNPQDPSYSGLEAVHDPGVAWVFAGFALISLGVAYMFYVEPRLKGRRRTQPDVPASPAQAA; from the coding sequence GTGACCGACAGCCCGACCCGCCCCAAGCCCAGGCCCGCCGGCGCCGCGGACGCGCCCGCCGTCCTGGAGGTGCGCCTCACCGCGCTGCTCGTCACGGGCGCGCTGCTCGCGGGCGCGCTGCTCCAGGTCTGGGTCCCGCCGGGCGCGCTCACGCTGGTGGTCGCGAGCGGCATCGCCGGCGCGGTCGTGCTCGCGGTCGCCCTGCTCACGCCGGGGCGGCTGCGCGCGACCATCGCCGGCTTCCGCTTCACCTCCACGCTGCTGGTGGCGCTGGCGGTGTTCGCGATCATCGGCACCCTGGTGCTGCAGGGCAAGCCGGCCGAGTTCTACCGGCTGCGCTACGGCGCGGTCGCGCCGCTGATCCTCGGCCTGCACCTCGACGACGTCTTCCACGGCCTGCCGTTCGCCGGCCTGATGGCGCTGTTCGGCGCCGCGGTGATCGCCTCCGCCACGCAGCGCTGGCCGCTGCGCGCGCGGAACGCCGGCTTCTTCCTGTGCCACCTCGGGCTCATCACCTCGCTGGGCGGCGCCGCCGCCTCGGCCGCGCTCTCGATCCGCGGCCGCATCGACCTGCACGCGGGCGGCGAGACGGCCACGCACGTCCGCGTCACCAAGGCGGGCATGGACACCGGCGGCGCGGCGCCGCTCGGCTTCGACCTGCGCCTCGACCGGTTCGACCTCGTGAACTACGAGACCGAGTACCGCGTCGGCTACTACCGCCAGGAGCTGGTCCGGGACGAGCACGGCACGCACAAGCAGTGGAAGCTGGCCGCGAGCTTCGACCCCGACCTGGCGAGGCACCTGCTCCCTGGCGGCGACACGTTCCGCCTGAAGGCGATCTGGCCGGACTTCACGCTGCAGGACCAGGTGACGCCGGTCGCGGCGGGCGGGCAGCCGGCGCTGCAGGCCACGCTGGAGGGGCAGACGCGCTGGCTGCTGCCGGGCGAGCGGCTCGCCACCCCCGACGGCCGCGCCGCGGTGGTGTTCGGCTGGGAGCGCCCCGCCGCCCCGCCGGGCGTGCTCACCGCGTTCCTCGTCTCCGGCGCCGAGCGGAAGGTGATCGTCCACACCGCCGACGGCGAGTCGGAGGTCGCGCTCGCCGAGGGGCTCGCGCTCGCGGGCGGCGCGGTGAAGCTCGGCGCGCTCGTGCCGCAGGCGCAGCGCGCGCGCGTCCCCGCCACCGCGTCGGCCGAGTGGAGGCGGCCGGTGGTGCAGCTCGAGGCCGTGCGCGACGGCGCCCCGGCGGAGAAGATGATGGCGGCGGACCAGCCCGAGGCGCTGTTCCTCGACGCGGACCACGCGCTCGTGTTCGAGCGCCGCGACGGCGAGGTGAAGGCGTTCCTCTCCACCGTCACCGCCACGCGGGGCGACGAGTCGCTGCGGACGGTGGTGGCGGTGAACGAGCCGGTCACCTTCGCGGGCTGGACGCTGTACCAGGTGAACTACAACCCCCAGGACCCGAGCTACTCCGGCCTGGAGGCGGTGCACGACCCCGGGGTCGCCTGGGTGTTCGCCGGGTTCGCGCTCATCAGCCTGGGCGTGGCCTACATGTTCTACGTCGAGCCCCGCCTGAAGGGGCGCCGCCGCACGCAGCCCGACGTCCCCGCCTCCCCCGCGCAGGCCGCCTGA